Part of the Brassica napus cultivar Da-Ae unplaced genomic scaffold, Da-Ae ScsIHWf_1237;HRSCAF=1767, whole genome shotgun sequence genome, GATAGCTTCTTATAGGTTGTGGGAATTAAAACTCTAAAAGTACATAGATTTTGATCGGTTATGTTGTTAACTCTCTGTCAAAAACATTTCATTTCTTGTTCTaagtgttaattttttttttaactcgaGGTCTTATGCGGATTTTCTCGCCGGTTCTTTTCCATCTTCCTCATCTGCTGGTCTGGGTTCCCCGGCTGCACAAGGAACAAGTGTCCCTCAGCCACAGCCAGCATCAATCATCGAGGATAGGTTACTGAACGAGTTGTTGGTGGCACCAGGACGAGAGTTGCTTCCTAAGCTGAGCCAAAATGGAGAACCAAATACAAGCTGGTAAATTTTTAACTCTTAATTCGATTTTGAAATGCTTTCACAGTCTCCTTGAGTTGCCTTATCCGACGTATGCACATGTTCCAATAGAAATTCAGAAGATGTGGCTCCGTTCATTTGCGGTAATGTCTTTTTGTAATGTAAATGTCCGCTTGGTTACAGATTAATTTCGACTTATGCATATGTTTGTTGTGTTTGCATGTTCATTGCAGCAAGATTGGAACTGGGACCCTGATTTCACCAATGATGTGCGGACAGCCTTTAATTTGCAGGCTAGAAAGCAGTACACGAGCAACGTGACTGAGTGGAAGAAAAAGTGGAGGCTGAAGAAGGATAAACCCATATGTCTGAATCAAGATGTGTGGGACGGGTTTAAAGCCTATTGGCAGCTCGATGCTACTGCACATATTGCAGCTACCAATTCTGTTAATAGAAGAAGCAAGCGTGGTGGAAAAGGTCAAGCAGTACACAATGGTGGTGCTAAGACACGAGAGGAACGTGAGATAGAAATGGtaagaggtttttttttttcaactttattAATTTCATCATATACATTGAACTGATACTCTTATATCATTTGTGTGTTTATTGGAAGACTGCTGAAAGGGGTGGTGTGCCACCAGATTGGTTAGAATTGATGAGGGATATGCACACCAATAAACAAACCGGTGAGGTGCAAGATCCTGTTGCGAGAGAGCTGTTGGCAACTCTGAGTAAGCTGAAGGAGGACAAAGAAGCACAACTTCAGCAGTCTCATCAGTTGTCTGCGAATGATGGATCTACAGCTTCTAACATGCTGTCCCGCGAAGAGATCAACCAACTGGTTCTCGAGGTATGTCTACTTTATGTGgtcagttgttttttttttctccagccTATAACTTAGAATTTTAGGATTCGTTCTCAAGCTCCTAATATAGGTTTGGTTTCACTTCAGTAGAACTGTCAGTTTGAATTCAGTTAAAGGTTGTGTGACTTTTATATATAGCAAAACAGAAACCGAGTCAGTTTATTTCTTCTTCAGTTAGATGTTGGATCGGTTACTTCAAATCCAGCTGCTTGAATATTAACATGTTATATTTATAgttcttataaaattttaaaatctttctaCTCTTCTTTTGTAGAATGTTCCTATTAAGAAGGGTCGTCGGTATGGTATCGGTCGTACCTCTGAAGCTATCTCAACCTCATCATCTCAGCTCTCTGTTTCTTCCTCGAGTATTGTTCAGTACATGGAGCGGATGAAGACggagcttgatgaagagcggtcatgtcatgtccccgatcctagataggatcgcccggacgggccatggtgcggggagacgcaccagtcaggtcattagaccttgagacaagcgtatcatggccctgaatgaaggttaagggcatcagtcagctgaggcttaaccaggatacgatggaaacaagggtaaaggagttgagtgagtgtttaggcagctggacgagtgttggtttgagttcaatcagctcggttcagctggtattcagttcaccatgatctgttcagctcacaggagctggtggactagctcactcagctgggaacagctggaggtcagctcaatccggtgaacggtgtgttctggttcggatcagtgtggacgagtccgggacggttactgggcgagccgatggtccgggtgcaggacggttcgaccaaattggtcttaggcttgggacagggagtgggcaagcttccagagtgtgagctgaggctcagtgatcgatttgtcaaaggaagaaaaggggagaaaccgccaatgggcggttatgggacggttttgggacggttttgggaagaagggatgtgatttttggtaactgttcgcccaggcggttggggacagtttaagtcgtcctctctctctcatttctgccattctggtcgatttttactcactttcacacagagagaaacacagagaaaattcaagagagaaagagagacacaaaccttggattggccgatttgatccaagagattgttcttgagtgttcctggtgtgtttgggcgtgtgatcaagaggatggatttgaggcagaaatacaaggagaaggcaaaggagaaagagaaggaagtcgcccctggagaccgaactcctaaggtgagaggtgtggccaagagtaaccggacaaggccgcggatgatggccgtgtgagtctggccggtttggatcgattggccactccttactctgacttcttctactctgttttcttcatatatattgtactatggattgttttatgatattacagggaaggatctatcgatcttaaggccttggcctgatcaaatccccatgaaagccccttgttcttgtgtgggctgttcatggccgagatcactatgatctgagccggttcttttgaatctgattatgggaatatttttcttctgaattgtcatgatttatcatgaattttatttggtatttggatctctttttaaaggggtcagatttgacatttttgatgattgttcttga contains:
- the LOC125596592 gene encoding uncharacterized protein LOC125596592 isoform X1; protein product: MRDMHTNKQTGEVQDPVARELLATLSKLKEDKEAQLQQSHQLSANDGSTASNMLSREEINQLVLENVPIKKGRRYGIGRTSEAISTSSSQLSVSSSSIVQYMERMKTELDEERSKRQAIEEQLRSVTAFISNLYPSSSLQLKPSRTLQPKARTIDVSSKELWFFFYVLELCQRFLVCVLV
- the LOC125596592 gene encoding uncharacterized protein LOC125596592 isoform X2, with translation MRDMHTNKQTGEVQDPVARELLATLSKLKEDKEAQLQQSHQLSANDGSTASNMLSREEINQLVLENVPIKKGRRYGIGRTSEAISTSSSQLSVSSSSIVQYMERMKTELDEERSCHVPDPR